The following are from one region of the Rosistilla carotiformis genome:
- the tssA gene encoding type VI secretion system protein TssA gives MQVTSPATFDIDALLQAIDGDRPSGDGRAYARGLRAELAELRNPPRSANPDDQDTDGGPDCVDWMAITMVATEALCEKTKDLRIACHLTEAAMQHWGIAGLRDGLILMRRMVEQFWDTLAPELDPDDPDARCSPLENLLDDPNRGPRMPSVLRSLPILNAGVHKFSLMTATRKSEDLTSAEIATAIRQVTVQDACQVSEEVDGAIAELESFHQVLVDRMGEYAPSFVHLEESLNVIRQWLDSVLKPQFESRDIVDAEEAVMPQPKTPTLTDTSDSTAIVATTQQLRAQTYQQLTEAAAILRQIEPHSPIPFMVQRAARLGQLPFPELMAQLVNEESTLEMFHRELGLSADGDQASGIDE, from the coding sequence ATGCAAGTAACATCCCCCGCCACCTTCGACATCGACGCCCTGTTACAGGCGATCGATGGCGACCGACCCAGCGGAGATGGACGTGCTTATGCTCGTGGCTTGCGAGCCGAACTGGCCGAATTGCGAAACCCGCCTCGCTCGGCAAACCCCGACGACCAAGACACCGACGGTGGTCCCGACTGCGTCGATTGGATGGCGATCACGATGGTCGCGACCGAAGCGTTGTGCGAGAAGACGAAAGACCTTCGCATCGCATGTCATCTAACCGAAGCCGCGATGCAACACTGGGGCATCGCCGGACTTCGCGACGGTCTGATCTTGATGCGACGGATGGTCGAACAATTTTGGGACACGTTGGCACCGGAACTGGATCCCGACGATCCCGACGCCCGCTGTTCACCCTTGGAAAATCTGTTGGACGACCCCAATCGCGGGCCACGGATGCCAAGCGTTCTGCGGTCGCTGCCAATTCTCAATGCAGGCGTTCATAAATTCAGTCTGATGACTGCGACGCGGAAGAGCGAAGATCTAACGAGTGCGGAAATCGCCACCGCAATCCGCCAAGTAACGGTCCAGGATGCCTGCCAGGTGTCGGAAGAGGTCGATGGCGCGATCGCCGAACTGGAATCCTTCCATCAGGTGCTTGTCGATCGGATGGGGGAGTACGCTCCATCGTTTGTCCATCTGGAAGAATCGTTAAACGTCATTCGCCAATGGCTCGACAGCGTTCTAAAACCACAATTTGAATCGCGCGACATCGTCGATGCCGAGGAGGCAGTCATGCCGCAACCCAAAACACCCACGCTAACCGACACGAGCGATTCGACGGCAATCGTCGCAACCACGCAACAACTGCGTGCCCAAACCTACCAACAACTGACCGAAGCGGCTGCCATCCTGCGGCAGATCGAACCGCACAGCCCGATTCCTTTTATGGTGCAACGCGCCGCCCGCTTGGGTCAGCTGCCGTTCCCGGAATTGATGGCTCAATTGGTCAACGAAGAATCGACACTGGAGATGTTTCACCGTGAATTAGGCTTGTCCGCCGACGGTGATCAGGCGTCAGGGATTGACGAATAG
- a CDS encoding DotU family type IV/VI secretion system protein → MRPETAQLVDPVLSITWQLREALAAGQTERFSSGRSELKELLSRIRNAELAAGHSTSSDYLGLGYPLACWIDEMMTEDPTAGRIWNENKIEGELFGSNDRAWMFWRQAQLAETLGRGEDLAVFYLCVSLGFTGQHRSNPEQLSAWMHQTRLGLGLVPELKLPFANDLAPATDAPPLTGAAALQRAGYIGWTSAVVLLPVMSYLAVSAWNR, encoded by the coding sequence ATGCGACCTGAAACCGCCCAGCTAGTCGATCCGGTGCTCTCTATAACCTGGCAATTGCGCGAGGCGTTGGCCGCCGGACAGACCGAACGCTTTTCCAGCGGCCGCAGCGAATTAAAAGAGCTGCTGTCGAGGATTCGCAACGCCGAACTCGCCGCCGGGCACAGCACCAGCAGCGATTACCTGGGCCTCGGTTATCCGTTGGCCTGCTGGATCGATGAGATGATGACCGAGGATCCAACCGCCGGTCGGATCTGGAACGAAAACAAGATCGAAGGCGAGCTGTTCGGCAGCAACGATCGAGCTTGGATGTTCTGGCGTCAGGCGCAATTGGCCGAAACGCTTGGTCGTGGCGAAGACCTGGCCGTCTTTTATCTCTGCGTCAGCCTCGGTTTCACCGGCCAACACCGCAGTAATCCGGAACAGTTATCTGCCTGGATGCATCAAACGCGGCTCGGCCTGGGCCTGGTACCCGAATTGAAGCTTCCCTTCGCCAACGATTTGGCCCCTGCAACCGACGCACCTCCATTAACCGGCGCCGCGGCTCTGCAACGGGCGGGCTACATCGGTTGGACCTCCGCCGTCGTCCTGTTGCCCGTGATGTCCTACCTCGCCGTTTCGGCTTGGAACCGTTAA
- the tssC gene encoding type VI secretion system contractile sheath large subunit: MSSLQTESEGGAAVAELSLMDQILDQTRALDDSERSRNQTYIEQFVSKVVEGNATIDKDVVTNITSWIAEIDHKLSVQLAEVMHCDEFQQLEGTWRGLHYLTQNSETGTGLKIRVMNVKKAELQKDLEKAVEFDQSTMFRKCYEEEYGQLGGEPYGMLVGDYHFGRTADDVNLLRLISNVAAAGHAPFVAAADPNMFNMDSFTDLSGPRDLAKIFQGADYAPWRSFRESEDSRYVALTMPNVLGRLPYGGDFKKVESFDFNEHVDGTDHGQYLWMSSAWAYATRVTDAFAKHGWFAQTRGVEGGGKVENLPVHTFPTDDGDVAMKCPTEIAITDRREFELSNLGFLPLLHAKNTDFAAFLGAQSCQKPKTYFEEDANANAELSSKINYLMCVSRFAHYLKVMARDKIGSSMERAECQEWLNDWISNYVCDPSTAGEETKAERPLSEARVEVAEIPGRPGWYEAIAYLRPHFQMETLGASMRLVAEVPKQG, from the coding sequence ATGAGCAGCCTGCAAACTGAATCCGAAGGCGGCGCAGCCGTAGCGGAACTGTCGCTGATGGACCAAATTTTGGACCAAACACGCGCCCTGGACGACAGCGAACGTTCGCGCAACCAAACTTACATCGAACAATTTGTTAGCAAAGTTGTCGAAGGCAACGCGACCATCGACAAAGATGTTGTCACCAACATCACCAGCTGGATCGCTGAGATCGATCACAAGCTGTCGGTCCAACTGGCCGAAGTCATGCACTGCGACGAATTCCAACAATTGGAAGGCACTTGGCGCGGTCTGCATTACCTGACGCAAAATTCGGAAACCGGCACCGGTCTGAAGATCCGCGTCATGAACGTCAAGAAGGCGGAATTGCAGAAGGATCTGGAAAAGGCCGTTGAATTCGACCAAAGCACGATGTTCCGCAAGTGCTACGAAGAAGAATACGGTCAACTGGGCGGCGAGCCTTACGGCATGCTGGTCGGCGATTACCACTTCGGCCGCACCGCCGACGACGTCAACCTGCTGCGTTTGATCAGCAACGTTGCCGCTGCCGGACACGCGCCATTTGTCGCTGCTGCCGATCCAAACATGTTCAACATGGACAGCTTCACCGACCTCAGCGGACCTCGCGATCTGGCGAAGATCTTCCAAGGGGCTGACTACGCTCCATGGCGAAGCTTCCGCGAAAGCGAAGACAGCCGTTACGTCGCGTTGACGATGCCAAACGTTCTGGGCCGTCTGCCTTACGGTGGCGACTTTAAGAAGGTCGAATCGTTCGACTTCAACGAACACGTCGATGGCACCGATCACGGCCAATACCTGTGGATGAGCTCCGCATGGGCTTACGCAACACGCGTTACCGATGCGTTTGCCAAGCACGGTTGGTTCGCTCAAACCCGCGGTGTCGAAGGTGGTGGCAAGGTCGAGAACCTGCCCGTCCACACCTTCCCAACCGACGATGGCGACGTGGCGATGAAGTGCCCAACCGAAATCGCGATCACCGACCGCCGCGAATTCGAACTGTCGAACCTTGGCTTCCTGCCACTGTTGCACGCCAAGAACACCGACTTCGCAGCCTTCTTGGGAGCTCAAAGCTGCCAAAAGCCAAAGACCTACTTCGAAGAAGACGCCAACGCCAACGCGGAACTGTCGTCGAAGATCAACTACCTGATGTGCGTCAGCCGATTCGCTCACTACCTGAAGGTCATGGCTCGCGACAAGATCGGTTCGTCGATGGAACGCGCCGAATGCCAAGAGTGGTTGAACGATTGGATCAGCAACTACGTCTGCGATCCAAGCACCGCTGGCGAAGAGACCAAGGCAGAGCGTCCGTTGAGCGAAGCTCGCGTCGAAGTCGCTGAGATCCCTGGCCGTCCAGGCTGGTACGAAGCGATCGCTTACCTGCGTCCGCACTTCCAAATGGAAACCCTGGGTGCTTCGATGCGTTTGGTCGCCGAAGTTCCTAAGCAAGGCTAA
- a CDS encoding type VI secretion protein IcmF/TssM N-terminal domain-containing protein — protein sequence MIALLKASLRQIARIALIAFAPMVAIGHASDRWQRWGVIAIHVVAVLLGIAGLGYIQYTMQLDALVRSSLPMVRLTWLPLVGCLLYAIAWSAWFVAHTLRMPAEKPLSGGIHSAWQESLHRFTAAGIDVARTPLYLVLGSPAGGVRDFFSASHTDLVVLPSAEEADQPIQVCGNRDAIYVCCREASLTGNFTRRAAAARQKYLETMGSEGPTSIHRGPAHVWQAGDGANTPPQSPSFSATAPAAAKPSFSTASDTGALAATATLPTTAASVDPTVNRMHDTFAQIETLTTEEAVATVRPATILQPRTAKLPMMRLEQSEALELLDRLDGLCREIAEIRQPFCPINGVVLMLPLDAADCIETADHVGMRIERDLNTIATATQSSVSAQVIFCDLELCEGGQALLDRFPETQRHRRLGAILPAPPVSEPDAGPAGIDQAVRWICDELFPPLAYRLMTRNLQDAAQDRILRQGNHAIHRVVDTMRQRRDGMSRLLRRSIAATAGNVRLRGCFVAATGAAGATKHAFAEGVIPQILDIQNEVQWLPQRRQRDVWQRRTAAAIYASVAITTCAVLAYLLGWHATN from the coding sequence ATGATTGCACTACTCAAAGCCTCACTCCGACAGATTGCGCGGATCGCCTTGATTGCATTTGCCCCGATGGTTGCCATTGGGCATGCCAGCGACCGGTGGCAGCGATGGGGCGTGATCGCGATACACGTGGTCGCCGTCCTGCTGGGCATCGCCGGACTGGGATACATTCAATACACGATGCAGTTGGACGCGTTGGTCCGGTCGTCGCTGCCGATGGTTCGCCTTACCTGGCTGCCATTGGTCGGATGTCTGTTGTACGCGATCGCCTGGTCGGCCTGGTTTGTCGCACACACGTTGCGAATGCCCGCCGAAAAGCCGCTCAGCGGTGGGATCCATTCCGCTTGGCAGGAGAGTTTGCATCGCTTCACCGCTGCCGGAATCGATGTCGCTCGCACACCGTTGTATCTGGTGTTAGGAAGTCCCGCCGGTGGTGTCCGCGACTTTTTCTCCGCCAGTCACACCGACCTGGTCGTGCTGCCGAGTGCCGAAGAAGCCGATCAACCGATCCAAGTTTGTGGCAACCGCGATGCGATCTACGTCTGCTGTCGCGAAGCTTCGCTGACTGGAAATTTCACCCGCCGCGCCGCCGCCGCGCGACAAAAGTACCTGGAAACGATGGGCAGCGAAGGCCCAACAAGCATCCACCGCGGACCTGCACACGTGTGGCAGGCGGGCGATGGAGCAAACACCCCACCGCAATCGCCAAGCTTTTCAGCCACCGCCCCCGCTGCGGCGAAGCCATCGTTTTCAACCGCTTCGGATACCGGAGCGTTGGCCGCCACGGCGACTCTTCCAACCACCGCTGCCTCCGTGGACCCAACCGTCAATCGGATGCACGATACCTTCGCGCAGATCGAAACGTTAACGACTGAAGAAGCGGTGGCGACCGTTCGACCGGCAACCATCCTGCAACCGCGGACCGCCAAGTTGCCGATGATGCGATTGGAACAATCCGAAGCGTTGGAACTGCTGGACCGTTTGGATGGCCTGTGCCGCGAGATCGCCGAAATTCGCCAACCGTTCTGCCCGATCAATGGCGTCGTTCTGATGCTGCCACTGGATGCCGCCGACTGCATCGAAACCGCCGACCACGTCGGGATGCGGATCGAACGCGACCTAAACACGATCGCCACGGCCACGCAGTCTTCGGTCTCGGCCCAAGTGATCTTCTGCGACCTGGAACTCTGCGAAGGAGGCCAGGCATTGCTGGACCGGTTCCCCGAAACGCAGCGTCATCGTCGCCTGGGGGCGATCCTGCCCGCACCGCCTGTCAGCGAACCGGACGCCGGTCCGGCGGGCATCGATCAAGCAGTCCGTTGGATCTGCGATGAACTGTTCCCACCGTTGGCCTACCGTTTGATGACTCGCAACCTGCAAGACGCCGCCCAAGATCGGATCTTGCGACAGGGAAATCACGCCATCCATCGCGTTGTCGACACGATGCGTCAACGCCGCGACGGGATGTCCCGTCTGCTGCGTCGATCGATCGCCGCGACCGCCGGCAACGTACGTCTTCGCGGATGTTTCGTCGCCGCGACGGGAGCTGCGGGAGCGACCAAACACGCTTTTGCCGAAGGCGTGATCCCTCAGATCCTGGACATTCAAAACGAAGTTCAATGGCTGCCCCAGCGTCGCCAACGCGACGTTTGGCAACGCCGAACCGCGGCGGCGATCTACGCCAGTGTCGCGATCACCACATGTGCTGTGCTGGCCTATCTGTTGGGCTGGCACGCGACAAACTAA
- the tssH gene encoding type VI secretion system ATPase TssH, whose protein sequence is MASLQLKSLVNKLNDPTRRCLESAAGLCLSRTHFHVEIEHWLLKLLDETDGDLPLLLRHFDIDIARFQSVAEGVLDKMRTGNGRAPALSNTTVELIKAAWMLASVQYAAPQVRSGHLLAAIVRDPLHFEIGAPLVRLLDGISADAITDALPVVTTQSVEARASLPTSFMQSGNDSAPANAGGAPSKTPSLDRYTADVTQQARDGKIDPVLGRDAEIRQLMDILLRRRQNNPILTGEPGVGKTAVVEGFALKVVNGDVPEALQNITIRSLDLGQLEAGAGVKGEFENRLKSILNEIQASPTPIILMIDEAHTLIGAGAQAGGGDAANLLKPALARGELRTIAATTWSEYKKYFEQDAALTRRFQVVKVEEPSLDVAKAMLRGVANKLEQHHGVRILDDAIDSAVTLSSRYITGRQLPDKAVSVLDTACARIAISQNSTPGAIEDARAQCERIRRRSDRLRDEQSWGADHADQLAEMNGRLEQSEAKLAELEARWHQEKFAVKEILQIKDQIHRKNVETTDTLAKPDDRVAENESNDETSPLAAMSLTELQAELTRLEADLDDTQGEEPLMYVDVDSQSVASTISAWTGIPLGRMSTDQTTAVLNLKQRLEESVVGQSHALDEIARHIRTSRAGLGDPNKPIGVFMLAGTSGVGKTETALALADTLYGGTQQLTTINMSEFKEEHKVSLLMGSPPGYVGYGEGGVLTEAVRRKPYSVILLDELEKAHPGVQDVFYQVFDKGQMKDGQGRDIDFKNSVVIMTTNAGTDLIAQMCSDGRQPSLVELKDALHEELLKTFKPAFLGRITVLPYFPLETDVLQRIATLKLNKVVQRTREHHKAELVFTDGLILQLAKQCVSVDTGARKVDQVIEQNILPELSAELLSRNVEGQPVRRVVVDWDDRGGFVYEFEVDQEEAVAPETEPTSPALPIDSTDSAAWMQTTNEV, encoded by the coding sequence ATGGCATCGCTGCAACTCAAATCGCTTGTCAATAAACTGAACGATCCCACTCGCCGTTGCCTCGAATCCGCTGCCGGCTTGTGTTTGTCGCGGACCCATTTCCACGTCGAGATCGAACACTGGTTGCTGAAACTACTGGACGAAACCGATGGCGACCTGCCACTGTTGCTGCGTCACTTCGACATCGATATCGCCCGTTTCCAATCGGTTGCCGAAGGGGTGTTGGACAAGATGCGGACCGGCAACGGCCGTGCCCCGGCACTCAGCAACACCACGGTCGAATTGATCAAAGCGGCTTGGATGTTGGCGTCGGTTCAATACGCCGCTCCCCAAGTTCGATCGGGGCATCTGTTGGCGGCGATCGTTCGCGACCCGCTGCACTTCGAAATCGGTGCTCCCCTGGTCCGGTTGCTCGACGGAATTTCAGCCGATGCGATCACCGACGCGTTACCTGTCGTGACCACCCAAAGCGTCGAAGCGCGCGCGTCGCTGCCGACATCGTTTATGCAGTCCGGCAACGATTCGGCCCCAGCCAACGCTGGCGGTGCCCCCAGCAAAACGCCCAGCCTGGATCGCTACACCGCCGACGTCACGCAGCAAGCCCGCGATGGCAAGATCGACCCGGTCCTGGGCCGCGACGCCGAGATCCGACAATTGATGGACATCCTGCTGCGTCGCCGGCAGAACAACCCGATCCTGACGGGAGAACCGGGCGTCGGAAAAACCGCCGTCGTCGAAGGCTTTGCCCTGAAAGTGGTCAACGGCGACGTTCCCGAAGCGCTGCAGAACATCACGATCCGCTCGTTGGATCTGGGACAATTGGAAGCGGGAGCGGGAGTCAAAGGGGAATTCGAGAATCGTCTGAAATCGATCCTCAACGAAATCCAAGCCAGCCCCACGCCGATCATCTTGATGATCGACGAAGCCCACACGCTGATCGGTGCCGGTGCGCAAGCGGGAGGCGGCGATGCTGCGAACCTGCTGAAACCAGCCCTTGCCCGTGGCGAATTGCGAACGATCGCCGCGACGACGTGGTCGGAGTACAAGAAGTACTTCGAACAAGACGCGGCGTTGACGCGGCGTTTCCAAGTCGTCAAGGTCGAAGAGCCTTCGTTGGACGTGGCCAAGGCGATGTTACGTGGCGTGGCGAACAAGTTGGAACAGCATCACGGCGTGCGAATCCTGGACGATGCGATCGATTCGGCGGTCACGCTCAGCAGCCGATACATCACCGGTCGCCAGTTGCCCGACAAAGCGGTCAGCGTTCTGGACACCGCATGTGCACGGATCGCGATCAGCCAAAACAGTACCCCCGGCGCCATCGAAGACGCTCGTGCTCAGTGCGAACGGATCCGCCGACGCAGCGATCGGCTGCGAGACGAACAGAGCTGGGGTGCCGACCACGCCGATCAACTGGCGGAGATGAACGGTCGACTGGAACAAAGCGAAGCTAAACTGGCGGAGCTCGAAGCCCGCTGGCATCAAGAAAAGTTTGCGGTCAAAGAGATCTTGCAGATCAAAGACCAGATCCATCGAAAAAACGTTGAGACAACCGACACGTTGGCTAAGCCCGACGATCGCGTTGCCGAAAACGAATCGAACGATGAAACGTCGCCACTGGCTGCAATGTCGTTGACCGAATTGCAAGCGGAACTGACGCGGCTGGAAGCCGACTTGGACGACACCCAAGGAGAGGAACCGTTGATGTACGTCGACGTCGATTCGCAATCGGTCGCCAGCACGATCTCCGCTTGGACCGGCATTCCACTGGGACGGATGAGCACCGATCAAACGACGGCGGTTCTGAATCTGAAGCAACGGCTGGAAGAATCGGTCGTCGGCCAATCGCACGCATTGGATGAGATCGCTCGCCACATCCGCACCTCGCGAGCCGGACTGGGCGACCCGAACAAACCGATCGGCGTCTTCATGTTGGCCGGAACTTCGGGCGTCGGAAAAACCGAAACCGCGTTGGCCTTGGCCGACACGCTTTACGGCGGCACCCAACAACTGACGACGATCAACATGTCGGAGTTCAAGGAAGAGCATAAGGTTTCGCTGCTGATGGGTTCGCCTCCCGGATACGTCGGCTACGGCGAAGGGGGCGTGTTGACCGAAGCGGTCCGCCGTAAACCCTACTCGGTGATTCTGCTGGACGAACTGGAAAAGGCGCACCCCGGCGTGCAAGATGTCTTCTACCAAGTCTTCGACAAGGGACAGATGAAAGATGGCCAAGGCCGCGACATCGATTTCAAGAACAGCGTGGTGATCATGACGACCAATGCCGGCACCGACTTGATCGCTCAGATGTGCAGCGACGGGCGTCAACCGAGCCTGGTGGAATTGAAAGATGCGTTGCACGAAGAGTTGTTGAAAACGTTTAAGCCTGCCTTCTTGGGCCGGATCACCGTGCTCCCTTATTTCCCACTGGAAACCGACGTATTGCAGCGGATTGCCACGCTGAAGCTGAACAAAGTCGTTCAACGGACGCGCGAACACCACAAGGCGGAACTCGTCTTCACCGACGGTTTGATCCTGCAATTGGCGAAGCAATGCGTT
- the tssB gene encoding type VI secretion system contractile sheath small subunit: protein MSDSRQHTLDRVRRPRVQVTYDVDTGGALESKELPLVVGVMADLSGQPEVANAPLKERKFVPIDRDNFDDVLAKSNARVAARVDNKLTDDNSQLSVALNFRSLEDFEPEQVARQVPVLRELLDMRTQLSNLLGKLEGNDKLEELLSEVLENSEAAKSLQSELNSDTPAE from the coding sequence ATGAGCGATAGTCGACAACACACACTGGACCGAGTCCGACGACCACGTGTCCAAGTGACCTACGACGTGGACACCGGCGGGGCGTTGGAATCTAAGGAACTGCCGTTGGTCGTCGGCGTGATGGCCGATCTTTCGGGCCAACCCGAAGTTGCCAATGCTCCTTTGAAGGAACGCAAGTTTGTTCCAATCGACCGCGACAACTTCGACGACGTTTTGGCCAAGAGCAACGCTCGCGTCGCAGCTCGCGTCGACAACAAATTGACCGATGACAACTCGCAATTGTCGGTCGCACTGAACTTCCGTTCGCTGGAAGACTTCGAACCCGAACAGGTCGCTCGCCAAGTTCCTGTTCTGCGTGAATTGCTCGACATGCGAACTCAACTGTCGAACTTGCTGGGCAAGCTCGAAGGCAACGACAAGCTGGAAGAACTGCTGAGCGAAGTGCTGGAAAACAGCGAAGCCGCTAAGAGCTTGCAAAGTGAACTCAACAGCGACACGCCTGCTGAGTAG
- the tssE gene encoding type VI secretion system baseplate subunit TssE codes for MRSTLPTNKLSLLPSVFDRLADLSDNGFNSQPWYDVATLSNAVRRDLEDLLNTQQSLPELARDFPLLAESVVGFGVPDPSTFALDTPSGRRCLAAALLNVINTFEPRLSDVRIELGNANGEKFRELKFRVVARLAIETSPQIVFESKLHVPSGQFSIGQEAE; via the coding sequence ATGCGTTCTACTCTGCCAACGAACAAGCTTTCGCTGTTGCCATCGGTCTTCGATCGTTTGGCCGATCTGAGCGACAACGGCTTCAACAGCCAACCGTGGTACGACGTCGCCACGCTCAGCAACGCGGTTCGCCGCGATCTGGAAGACCTCTTGAACACCCAGCAGTCGCTGCCCGAACTGGCCCGCGATTTTCCCCTGCTGGCCGAATCGGTCGTCGGGTTTGGCGTCCCCGATCCATCGACCTTCGCTTTGGACACGCCCAGTGGCCGCCGCTGCCTAGCCGCCGCGCTGTTGAACGTGATCAACACCTTTGAGCCGCGGTTGTCGGATGTGCGAATCGAACTAGGAAATGCCAACGGAGAGAAGTTTCGCGAGCTAAAGTTTCGCGTCGTCGCTCGTTTGGCGATTGAAACCTCACCACAAATCGTCTTCGAATCGAAGCTACACGTACCCAGCGGCCAGTTCAGCATCGGTCAGGAAGCAGAATGA
- a CDS encoding Hcp family type VI secretion system effector: MAVDYFLKIDGIKGESEDDKHKDEIELIDFEWAEQQSGSFGQGGGGGAGKVKMENFKFRTYLNSASPALMQSCAEGAHIKDATFTCRKAGGGQKEYYKVTMEDIIVASCHISGGAGEIEEGAWVEGHPVEEVTLNFAKIKWEYHPQKADGSLNSAKTGGYDLKKNKRV; the protein is encoded by the coding sequence ATGGCAGTTGACTATTTCTTGAAGATCGATGGCATCAAGGGCGAATCCGAAGACGATAAGCACAAGGACGAAATCGAACTGATCGACTTCGAATGGGCTGAACAACAAAGCGGTAGCTTTGGCCAAGGTGGCGGCGGCGGTGCTGGCAAGGTGAAGATGGAAAACTTCAAGTTCCGCACCTACCTGAATTCCGCTTCCCCCGCGTTGATGCAATCGTGTGCCGAAGGTGCTCACATCAAAGACGCTACCTTCACATGCCGTAAGGCAGGTGGCGGACAGAAGGAATATTACAAGGTCACGATGGAAGACATCATCGTTGCTTCGTGCCACATCAGCGGTGGTGCGGGCGAGATCGAAGAAGGGGCTTGGGTCGAAGGACATCCTGTCGAAGAAGTCACTTTGAACTTCGCCAAGATCAAGTGGGAATACCACCCACAAAAAGCTGACGGCTCGCTGAATTCGGCGAAGACCGGCGGATACGATCTGAAGAAGAACAAACGCGTCTAG